The proteins below come from a single Triticum aestivum cultivar Chinese Spring chromosome 5D, IWGSC CS RefSeq v2.1, whole genome shotgun sequence genomic window:
- the LOC123122837 gene encoding beta-glucosidase BoGH3B isoform X2 → MLGVMASKLLARVRRLLPPLLRRHRMALLTAPAVFAALLLFWAVLGGTDADYVLYKDATKPVEDRVADLLGRMTLAEKIGQMTQIERLVATPDVLRDNFIGSLLSGGGSVPRKGATAKEWQDMVDGFQRACMSTRLAIPMIYGIDAVHGQNNVYGATIFPHNVGLGATRDPYLVKRIGEATALEVRATGIQYAFAPCIAVCRDPRWGRCYESYSEDRRIVQSMTELIPGLQGDVPKGFTSGMPFVAGKNKVAACAKHFVGDGGTVDGINENNTIINREGLMNIHMPAYKNAMDKGVSTVMISYSSWNGVKMHANQDLVTGYLKDTLKFQGFVISDWEGIDRITTPAGSDYSYSVKASILAGLDMIMVPNNYQQFISILTGHVNSGVINMSRIDDAVTRILRVKFTMGLFENPYADPAMMEQLGKQEHRDLAREAARKSLVLLKNGKTATDAPLLPLPKKAPKILVAGSHADNLGYQCGGWTIEWQGDTGRTTVGTTILDAVKAAVDPSTVVVFAENPDAEFVKGGGFSYAIVAVGEHPYTETKGDNLNLTIPEPGLSTVEAVCGAVRCATVLISGRPVVVQPLLAASDALVAAWLPGSEGQGVTDALFGDYGFTGKLPRTWFKSVDQLPMNVGDKHYDPLFPLGYGLTTKGTKQY, encoded by the exons ATGCTGGGCGTCATGGCGAGCAAGCTGCTAGCCAGA GTCAGGCGGCTCCTGCCCCCGCTCCTGCGCCGGCACAGGATGGCGCTGCTCACGGCGCCCGCGGTCTTCGCGGCCCTCCTGCTCTTCTGGGCCGTGCTCGGCGGCACCGACGCCGACTACGTGCTGTACAAGGACGCCACCAAGCCCGTGGAGGACCGCGTGGCTGACCTCCTGGGGCGGATGACGCTGGCGGAGAAGATCGGGCAGATGACCCAGATCGAGCGGCTCGTGGCCACGCCGGACGTGCTCCGGGACAACTTCATCGGCAGCCTgctcagcggcggcggcagcgtgcCGCGCAAGGGCGCCACGGCCAAGGAGTGGCAGGACATGGTGGACGGCTTCCAGCGGGCCTGCATGTCCACGCGCCTCGCCATCCCCATGATCTACGGCATCGACGCCGTCCACGGCCAGAACAACGTCTACGGCGCCACCATCTTCCCCCACAACGTCGGCCTCGGCGCCACCCGGGACCCTTACCTCGTGAAGAGGATCGGCGAGGCCACCGCGCTCGAAGTCAGGGCCACCGGCATCCAGTACGCCTTCGCGCCATGCATCGCG GTGTGCAGAGATCCGAGGTGGGGGCGGTGCTACGAGAGCTACAGCGAGGATCGCCGGATCGTGCAGTCCATGACGGAGCTCATCCCGGGCCTTCAGGGCGACGTGCCCAAGGGCTTCACCAGCGGCATGCCCTTCGTCGCCGGAAA GAACAAGGTGGCAGCCTGCGCGAAGCACTTTGTGGGCGACGGCGGCACGGTGGACGGCATTAACGAGAACAACACCATCATCAACCGCGAGGGCCTGATGAACATCCACATGCCGGCGTACAAGAACGCCATGGACAAGGGCGTCTCCACTGTCATGATCTCCTACTCCAGCTGGAACGGCGTCAAGATGCACGCCAACCAAGACCTCGTCACCGGATACCTCAAGGACACGCTCAAATTCCAG GGCTTCGTGATCTCGGACTGGGAGGGTATTGACAGGATCACCACCCCTGCGGGATCTGACTACTCCTACTCGGTCAAGGCTTCCATTCTTGCCGGCCTTGACATG ATCATGGTGCCCAACAACTACCAGCAGTTCATCAGCATCCTGACTGGCCACGTCAACAGCGGCGTGATCAACATGAGCAGGATCGACGACGCCGTGACCCGGATTCTGCGGGTCAAGTTCACCATGGGCCTCTTCGAGAACCCCTACGCTGACCCTGCCATGATGGAGCAGCTAGGAAAGCAG GAGCacagggatctggcgagggaggcggcgaggaagTCGCTGGTGCTCCTGAAGAACGGCAAGACCGCGACCGAcgcgccgctgctgccgctgcccAAGAAGGCGCCCAAGATCCTGGTCGCCGGGAGCCACGCCGACAACCTGGGATACCAGTGCGGCGGGTGGACGATCGAGTGGCAGGGCGACACGGGCCGCACCACCGTGGGCACCACCATCCTGGACGCCGTGAAGGCCGCCGTGGACCCGTCGACGGTCGTGGTGTTCGCCGAGAACCCCGACGCGGAGTTCGTCAAGGGCGGCGGCTTCTCCTACGCGATCGTGGCGGTGGGCGAGCACCCGTACACGGAGACCAAGGGCGACAACCTGAACCTGACCATCCCGGAGCCCGGGCTGAGCACCGTGGAGGCGGTGTGCGGCGCCGTGCGGTGCGCGACGGTGCTCATCAGCGGCCGGCCCGTGGTGGTGCAGCCGCTGCTGGCGGCCTCGGACGCGCTGGTGGCGGCGTGGCTCCCCGGCTCGGAGGGGCAGGGCGTCACCGACGCGCTGTTCGGGGACTACGGGTTCACCGGGAAGCTGCCGCGGACGTGGTTCAAGTCGGTGGACCAGCTGCCGATGAACGTCGGCGACAAGCACTACGACCCGCTCTTCCCGCTCGGCTACGGGCTCACCACCAAAGGGACGAAGCAGTACTAG
- the LOC123122837 gene encoding beta-glucosidase BoGH3B isoform X1 has protein sequence MADGLACRLRSGVLSPLEEGLAAILITSLQCFAQVRRLLPPLLRRHRMALLTAPAVFAALLLFWAVLGGTDADYVLYKDATKPVEDRVADLLGRMTLAEKIGQMTQIERLVATPDVLRDNFIGSLLSGGGSVPRKGATAKEWQDMVDGFQRACMSTRLAIPMIYGIDAVHGQNNVYGATIFPHNVGLGATRDPYLVKRIGEATALEVRATGIQYAFAPCIAVCRDPRWGRCYESYSEDRRIVQSMTELIPGLQGDVPKGFTSGMPFVAGKNKVAACAKHFVGDGGTVDGINENNTIINREGLMNIHMPAYKNAMDKGVSTVMISYSSWNGVKMHANQDLVTGYLKDTLKFQGFVISDWEGIDRITTPAGSDYSYSVKASILAGLDMIMVPNNYQQFISILTGHVNSGVINMSRIDDAVTRILRVKFTMGLFENPYADPAMMEQLGKQEHRDLAREAARKSLVLLKNGKTATDAPLLPLPKKAPKILVAGSHADNLGYQCGGWTIEWQGDTGRTTVGTTILDAVKAAVDPSTVVVFAENPDAEFVKGGGFSYAIVAVGEHPYTETKGDNLNLTIPEPGLSTVEAVCGAVRCATVLISGRPVVVQPLLAASDALVAAWLPGSEGQGVTDALFGDYGFTGKLPRTWFKSVDQLPMNVGDKHYDPLFPLGYGLTTKGTKQY, from the exons ATGGCCGACGGGCTCGCCTGCCGTCTCCGGTCAGGCGTCCTCTCGCCACTGGAGGAAGGTCTCGCCGCCATACTCATCACGTCGCTGCAATGTTTCGCGCAGGTCAGGCGGCTCCTGCCCCCGCTCCTGCGCCGGCACAGGATGGCGCTGCTCACGGCGCCCGCGGTCTTCGCGGCCCTCCTGCTCTTCTGGGCCGTGCTCGGCGGCACCGACGCCGACTACGTGCTGTACAAGGACGCCACCAAGCCCGTGGAGGACCGCGTGGCTGACCTCCTGGGGCGGATGACGCTGGCGGAGAAGATCGGGCAGATGACCCAGATCGAGCGGCTCGTGGCCACGCCGGACGTGCTCCGGGACAACTTCATCGGCAGCCTgctcagcggcggcggcagcgtgcCGCGCAAGGGCGCCACGGCCAAGGAGTGGCAGGACATGGTGGACGGCTTCCAGCGGGCCTGCATGTCCACGCGCCTCGCCATCCCCATGATCTACGGCATCGACGCCGTCCACGGCCAGAACAACGTCTACGGCGCCACCATCTTCCCCCACAACGTCGGCCTCGGCGCCACCCGGGACCCTTACCTCGTGAAGAGGATCGGCGAGGCCACCGCGCTCGAAGTCAGGGCCACCGGCATCCAGTACGCCTTCGCGCCATGCATCGCG GTGTGCAGAGATCCGAGGTGGGGGCGGTGCTACGAGAGCTACAGCGAGGATCGCCGGATCGTGCAGTCCATGACGGAGCTCATCCCGGGCCTTCAGGGCGACGTGCCCAAGGGCTTCACCAGCGGCATGCCCTTCGTCGCCGGAAA GAACAAGGTGGCAGCCTGCGCGAAGCACTTTGTGGGCGACGGCGGCACGGTGGACGGCATTAACGAGAACAACACCATCATCAACCGCGAGGGCCTGATGAACATCCACATGCCGGCGTACAAGAACGCCATGGACAAGGGCGTCTCCACTGTCATGATCTCCTACTCCAGCTGGAACGGCGTCAAGATGCACGCCAACCAAGACCTCGTCACCGGATACCTCAAGGACACGCTCAAATTCCAG GGCTTCGTGATCTCGGACTGGGAGGGTATTGACAGGATCACCACCCCTGCGGGATCTGACTACTCCTACTCGGTCAAGGCTTCCATTCTTGCCGGCCTTGACATG ATCATGGTGCCCAACAACTACCAGCAGTTCATCAGCATCCTGACTGGCCACGTCAACAGCGGCGTGATCAACATGAGCAGGATCGACGACGCCGTGACCCGGATTCTGCGGGTCAAGTTCACCATGGGCCTCTTCGAGAACCCCTACGCTGACCCTGCCATGATGGAGCAGCTAGGAAAGCAG GAGCacagggatctggcgagggaggcggcgaggaagTCGCTGGTGCTCCTGAAGAACGGCAAGACCGCGACCGAcgcgccgctgctgccgctgcccAAGAAGGCGCCCAAGATCCTGGTCGCCGGGAGCCACGCCGACAACCTGGGATACCAGTGCGGCGGGTGGACGATCGAGTGGCAGGGCGACACGGGCCGCACCACCGTGGGCACCACCATCCTGGACGCCGTGAAGGCCGCCGTGGACCCGTCGACGGTCGTGGTGTTCGCCGAGAACCCCGACGCGGAGTTCGTCAAGGGCGGCGGCTTCTCCTACGCGATCGTGGCGGTGGGCGAGCACCCGTACACGGAGACCAAGGGCGACAACCTGAACCTGACCATCCCGGAGCCCGGGCTGAGCACCGTGGAGGCGGTGTGCGGCGCCGTGCGGTGCGCGACGGTGCTCATCAGCGGCCGGCCCGTGGTGGTGCAGCCGCTGCTGGCGGCCTCGGACGCGCTGGTGGCGGCGTGGCTCCCCGGCTCGGAGGGGCAGGGCGTCACCGACGCGCTGTTCGGGGACTACGGGTTCACCGGGAAGCTGCCGCGGACGTGGTTCAAGTCGGTGGACCAGCTGCCGATGAACGTCGGCGACAAGCACTACGACCCGCTCTTCCCGCTCGGCTACGGGCTCACCACCAAAGGGACGAAGCAGTACTAG
- the LOC123122837 gene encoding beta-glucosidase BoGH3B isoform X3: MALLTAPAVFAALLLFWAVLGGTDADYVLYKDATKPVEDRVADLLGRMTLAEKIGQMTQIERLVATPDVLRDNFIGSLLSGGGSVPRKGATAKEWQDMVDGFQRACMSTRLAIPMIYGIDAVHGQNNVYGATIFPHNVGLGATRDPYLVKRIGEATALEVRATGIQYAFAPCIAVCRDPRWGRCYESYSEDRRIVQSMTELIPGLQGDVPKGFTSGMPFVAGKNKVAACAKHFVGDGGTVDGINENNTIINREGLMNIHMPAYKNAMDKGVSTVMISYSSWNGVKMHANQDLVTGYLKDTLKFQGFVISDWEGIDRITTPAGSDYSYSVKASILAGLDMIMVPNNYQQFISILTGHVNSGVINMSRIDDAVTRILRVKFTMGLFENPYADPAMMEQLGKQEHRDLAREAARKSLVLLKNGKTATDAPLLPLPKKAPKILVAGSHADNLGYQCGGWTIEWQGDTGRTTVGTTILDAVKAAVDPSTVVVFAENPDAEFVKGGGFSYAIVAVGEHPYTETKGDNLNLTIPEPGLSTVEAVCGAVRCATVLISGRPVVVQPLLAASDALVAAWLPGSEGQGVTDALFGDYGFTGKLPRTWFKSVDQLPMNVGDKHYDPLFPLGYGLTTKGTKQY; encoded by the exons ATGGCGCTGCTCACGGCGCCCGCGGTCTTCGCGGCCCTCCTGCTCTTCTGGGCCGTGCTCGGCGGCACCGACGCCGACTACGTGCTGTACAAGGACGCCACCAAGCCCGTGGAGGACCGCGTGGCTGACCTCCTGGGGCGGATGACGCTGGCGGAGAAGATCGGGCAGATGACCCAGATCGAGCGGCTCGTGGCCACGCCGGACGTGCTCCGGGACAACTTCATCGGCAGCCTgctcagcggcggcggcagcgtgcCGCGCAAGGGCGCCACGGCCAAGGAGTGGCAGGACATGGTGGACGGCTTCCAGCGGGCCTGCATGTCCACGCGCCTCGCCATCCCCATGATCTACGGCATCGACGCCGTCCACGGCCAGAACAACGTCTACGGCGCCACCATCTTCCCCCACAACGTCGGCCTCGGCGCCACCCGGGACCCTTACCTCGTGAAGAGGATCGGCGAGGCCACCGCGCTCGAAGTCAGGGCCACCGGCATCCAGTACGCCTTCGCGCCATGCATCGCG GTGTGCAGAGATCCGAGGTGGGGGCGGTGCTACGAGAGCTACAGCGAGGATCGCCGGATCGTGCAGTCCATGACGGAGCTCATCCCGGGCCTTCAGGGCGACGTGCCCAAGGGCTTCACCAGCGGCATGCCCTTCGTCGCCGGAAA GAACAAGGTGGCAGCCTGCGCGAAGCACTTTGTGGGCGACGGCGGCACGGTGGACGGCATTAACGAGAACAACACCATCATCAACCGCGAGGGCCTGATGAACATCCACATGCCGGCGTACAAGAACGCCATGGACAAGGGCGTCTCCACTGTCATGATCTCCTACTCCAGCTGGAACGGCGTCAAGATGCACGCCAACCAAGACCTCGTCACCGGATACCTCAAGGACACGCTCAAATTCCAG GGCTTCGTGATCTCGGACTGGGAGGGTATTGACAGGATCACCACCCCTGCGGGATCTGACTACTCCTACTCGGTCAAGGCTTCCATTCTTGCCGGCCTTGACATG ATCATGGTGCCCAACAACTACCAGCAGTTCATCAGCATCCTGACTGGCCACGTCAACAGCGGCGTGATCAACATGAGCAGGATCGACGACGCCGTGACCCGGATTCTGCGGGTCAAGTTCACCATGGGCCTCTTCGAGAACCCCTACGCTGACCCTGCCATGATGGAGCAGCTAGGAAAGCAG GAGCacagggatctggcgagggaggcggcgaggaagTCGCTGGTGCTCCTGAAGAACGGCAAGACCGCGACCGAcgcgccgctgctgccgctgcccAAGAAGGCGCCCAAGATCCTGGTCGCCGGGAGCCACGCCGACAACCTGGGATACCAGTGCGGCGGGTGGACGATCGAGTGGCAGGGCGACACGGGCCGCACCACCGTGGGCACCACCATCCTGGACGCCGTGAAGGCCGCCGTGGACCCGTCGACGGTCGTGGTGTTCGCCGAGAACCCCGACGCGGAGTTCGTCAAGGGCGGCGGCTTCTCCTACGCGATCGTGGCGGTGGGCGAGCACCCGTACACGGAGACCAAGGGCGACAACCTGAACCTGACCATCCCGGAGCCCGGGCTGAGCACCGTGGAGGCGGTGTGCGGCGCCGTGCGGTGCGCGACGGTGCTCATCAGCGGCCGGCCCGTGGTGGTGCAGCCGCTGCTGGCGGCCTCGGACGCGCTGGTGGCGGCGTGGCTCCCCGGCTCGGAGGGGCAGGGCGTCACCGACGCGCTGTTCGGGGACTACGGGTTCACCGGGAAGCTGCCGCGGACGTGGTTCAAGTCGGTGGACCAGCTGCCGATGAACGTCGGCGACAAGCACTACGACCCGCTCTTCCCGCTCGGCTACGGGCTCACCACCAAAGGGACGAAGCAGTACTAG